From Verrucomicrobiia bacterium, a single genomic window includes:
- a CDS encoding vitamin B12 dependent-methionine synthase activation domain-containing protein, translating to MNPSQNFSANAQLLLKALQERIVIIDGAMGTTIRTYGLGEAEIRGERFKDSKKDLKNNGDLYSLTQPGTICDIHRRFLEAGADIIETNTFSATSIGQSEFFVDDPREHGGRKNPEFYQKIVDDKWLNDLAWEINEQSARQCREWADRIADATGRPRFVAGAIGPLTVSLSNSPDADDAGFRVVTFDQVKTAYVNQVRALIAGGSDILLVETIFDSLNAKAALVAIQEVFAADGKHLPIMISAAVGRGGETMISAQTIEAYWNAMKHVNPIAIGLNCSLGPDLMRPFLADLAQKSNTAISCYPNAGLPNPLSATGFDLKPADMGNFLSEFAQSGLINIAGGCCGNTPEHIAAIAKALEGRHPRDFELKASTRTIFPATRSDATTQQEPPRPLRLSGSQPFTQQIGNFIMIGERTNVAGSPRFAKLIKDNKYEEAVAIARQQVENGANIIDICMDEGMIDGVSAMSRFLHLLASEPEVAKVPFMVDSSKWDVIEAGLKCIQGKGIVNSISLKEGEAKFREHAGKVLKYGAAVVVMAFDEKGQAATYAEKIRICERAYRILVDEIGFPPEDIIFDPNILTVGTGIEEHNNYAVDFIEATRWIKQNLPHAKVSGGVSNVSFGFRGNNPVREAMHSAFLYHAIQAGMDMGIVNAGMLEVYEEIEPELKELVEDVLLNRRPDATERLVTFGEKLKAASAGTTESDKKVEEEWRKGTVEERLSHALVKGIDAYIEQDSEEARQKYSKPLLVIEGPLMAGMGIVGDLFGAGKMFLPQVVKSARVMKKSVAYLTPFMEAEKALKRRARELRLLAEEQASSGTVTLVEGFTYEPFPELSAEEREIEQKFAAELAANLEGARTRYEAEFRNVYDRNNAQELCAEYAVDAQSRQRWSVATLAPAGAFIDWLYHKRLSELPPESLIAFNAGGQGSGKTTATRQTDVERSADILMDGTLQDEPRSLQHIRAALQCGHAVRIRFVWCPWTHAVRNIIRRAAKETGRVVPLKRAAGGHFHSPRTAIAVARELQAGRMQLQILVFDNSDFSKPVLRDMNWLREHLHPSVEKLLESGQQAAESYIHENSDDPDYRAVSKRFFQTTDSGGTHPPVGRSNPERLARGGPGAAAEGAGGTGSPRISKSVSDRSEENDVAGKVVLATVKGDVHDIGKNIVGVVLACNNYEVIDLGVMVPCEKIFEVARRENADIIGLSGLITPSLDEMVHVAREMERTGFKIPLLIGGATTSKAHTAVKIAQHYSEPVVHVLDASRAVPVVSSLLSAEGKAPFVKQLKEDYEKLRLHHAGPAVKLLTIEAARANAPKLKHDDLPKPEFTGIRTLSSGTFDAGRCDCGSSHGHAGAFPVSIEEIVPFIDWTPFFHTWELRGVYPKIFQHEKHGEEARKLFDDAQELLKEIVSKKQLGLRAVYGLFPANAVGDDVEVYTNGSRRHLRATLHFLRQQMEKGDGTPNWCLADFVAPRGSEIPADHIGAFAVTSGHGLKELVEGFKAKHDDYNAIMAEALADRLAEAFAEYLHKRVREEWGYGKLETLTTDEMIDEKYRGIRPAAGYPACPDHTEKETIWDLLDVEQHTGIQLTESFAMWPGSSVSGLYFAHPESKYFAVGKLGQDQVEDAARRKGMAVAELERWLGHWLNYSPAPVPTPATA from the coding sequence GTGAATCCGAGTCAGAACTTCAGTGCGAACGCGCAGTTGTTGTTGAAAGCCTTGCAGGAACGCATCGTCATCATCGACGGCGCGATGGGCACCACAATCCGCACCTACGGGCTGGGCGAAGCCGAAATCCGCGGGGAACGTTTCAAAGATTCAAAGAAGGACCTGAAGAACAACGGCGACCTGTACTCGCTGACCCAGCCCGGCACGATCTGCGACATTCATCGGCGCTTCCTCGAGGCAGGCGCGGACATCATTGAGACCAACACCTTCTCCGCCACAAGCATCGGCCAAAGCGAGTTTTTCGTCGATGACCCGCGGGAACACGGCGGCCGCAAAAATCCCGAGTTCTATCAGAAGATCGTTGACGATAAGTGGCTCAATGACCTGGCATGGGAGATCAATGAGCAGTCTGCCAGGCAATGCCGCGAATGGGCCGATCGCATTGCCGACGCAACGGGCCGCCCGCGATTTGTCGCGGGCGCGATTGGACCGTTGACGGTGTCGCTCTCCAATTCACCCGATGCCGATGATGCCGGCTTTCGGGTCGTGACCTTCGACCAGGTCAAAACTGCGTATGTCAACCAGGTGCGCGCGCTGATCGCGGGAGGTTCAGACATCCTGCTGGTGGAAACAATCTTCGATTCCCTGAATGCCAAAGCGGCGCTGGTGGCGATCCAGGAAGTGTTCGCGGCCGACGGCAAGCACCTGCCGATCATGATTTCGGCGGCAGTCGGTCGAGGTGGCGAGACGATGATCTCGGCGCAGACGATTGAAGCGTATTGGAACGCCATGAAGCATGTGAACCCGATTGCCATCGGGTTGAACTGCTCGCTTGGGCCCGACCTGATGCGCCCATTCCTCGCGGATCTCGCACAAAAATCCAACACGGCGATCTCCTGTTACCCGAACGCAGGGTTGCCCAATCCACTTTCCGCAACGGGCTTCGACCTGAAGCCGGCAGACATGGGGAATTTCCTCAGCGAATTTGCGCAGAGCGGGTTGATCAACATTGCGGGAGGTTGTTGCGGCAACACGCCGGAACATATTGCCGCAATCGCGAAGGCGCTCGAGGGGCGGCATCCGCGCGACTTCGAACTCAAGGCATCGACACGAACCATCTTCCCCGCAACGCGGAGCGACGCAACGACGCAACAGGAACCTCCCCGTCCCCTGCGCCTTAGCGGCTCGCAACCGTTCACGCAGCAGATTGGCAATTTCATAATGATTGGCGAGCGGACGAACGTTGCCGGCTCCCCCAGGTTCGCCAAGCTGATCAAGGATAACAAATACGAGGAGGCCGTCGCCATTGCGCGGCAGCAGGTCGAGAACGGCGCCAACATCATCGATATCTGCATGGACGAAGGCATGATCGATGGCGTGAGCGCCATGTCGCGCTTCCTTCACCTTCTCGCGAGCGAACCCGAGGTCGCCAAGGTCCCGTTCATGGTGGACTCCTCCAAGTGGGACGTCATCGAAGCCGGTCTGAAATGCATTCAGGGAAAAGGCATCGTCAATTCCATCTCGCTCAAGGAAGGCGAGGCGAAGTTTCGCGAACACGCCGGCAAGGTGCTCAAGTATGGCGCCGCAGTGGTCGTGATGGCTTTCGACGAAAAAGGCCAGGCAGCGACTTACGCCGAGAAAATCCGGATTTGCGAACGTGCGTATCGGATTCTCGTCGATGAAATCGGTTTCCCGCCCGAGGACATCATCTTCGATCCGAACATCCTCACCGTCGGAACAGGCATCGAGGAGCACAACAATTACGCGGTCGATTTCATCGAGGCGACGCGCTGGATCAAGCAGAACCTCCCACACGCCAAGGTGAGCGGCGGAGTTTCGAACGTCTCGTTCGGCTTCCGCGGCAACAATCCCGTCCGCGAAGCCATGCACAGCGCCTTCCTGTATCACGCCATCCAGGCCGGCATGGACATGGGAATCGTGAACGCAGGCATGCTCGAGGTCTATGAAGAGATCGAGCCCGAACTGAAGGAACTCGTCGAGGACGTGCTGCTGAACCGCCGCCCCGACGCCACCGAGCGCCTCGTGACTTTTGGGGAGAAGCTGAAAGCGGCAAGCGCAGGCACAACCGAGTCCGACAAAAAGGTGGAGGAGGAATGGCGCAAGGGCACCGTCGAGGAGCGGCTCTCGCACGCACTGGTGAAGGGAATTGACGCCTACATCGAGCAGGATTCCGAGGAAGCGCGGCAGAAATACTCCAAGCCGTTGCTCGTGATCGAAGGCCCTCTGATGGCTGGAATGGGAATCGTTGGTGACTTGTTCGGCGCCGGGAAAATGTTCCTGCCGCAGGTCGTGAAATCGGCGCGCGTGATGAAGAAATCAGTGGCGTACCTGACGCCGTTCATGGAAGCCGAGAAGGCGCTGAAACGCCGCGCCCGTGAACTGCGCCTGCTGGCCGAGGAACAAGCATCGAGCGGAACTGTCACGCTCGTGGAAGGTTTCACTTACGAGCCGTTTCCAGAACTTTCTGCGGAGGAACGCGAGATCGAACAGAAGTTCGCCGCGGAACTCGCCGCAAACCTTGAAGGCGCACGCACCCGGTACGAAGCGGAGTTCCGCAACGTTTACGATCGCAACAATGCGCAGGAACTTTGCGCGGAATACGCGGTCGATGCACAGAGCCGGCAGCGCTGGAGCGTCGCGACGCTCGCGCCTGCGGGAGCGTTCATCGATTGGCTTTATCACAAGCGGTTGAGCGAGCTTCCGCCCGAGAGCCTGATCGCGTTCAACGCGGGCGGCCAGGGCAGCGGCAAGACCACAGCAACGCGTCAAACGGACGTTGAACGTTCCGCCGATATCCTGATGGACGGAACGCTCCAGGATGAACCGCGAAGCCTTCAGCACATCCGTGCTGCACTGCAATGCGGACACGCGGTTCGGATTCGATTCGTTTGGTGTCCCTGGACGCACGCTGTTCGAAACATAATCCGGCGGGCCGCGAAAGAAACTGGCCGTGTGGTTCCCTTGAAGCGGGCCGCGGGCGGCCACTTCCATTCGCCGCGCACAGCCATTGCCGTTGCAAGGGAACTTCAGGCTGGCCGCATGCAGCTTCAGATCCTCGTATTTGATAACTCTGATTTCTCGAAACCCGTTCTTCGCGATATGAACTGGCTTCGCGAACACCTCCATCCATCCGTTGAAAAACTCCTTGAATCAGGCCAGCAAGCAGCCGAATCTTATATCCATGAAAACAGCGACGACCCAGACTACCGGGCTGTTAGCAAACGATTCTTCCAAACGACCGACAGTGGAGGAACGCACCCACCAGTTGGTCGAAGCAACCCTGAACGCCTTGCGCGAGGCGGGCCTGGAGCGGCAGCGGAAGGAGCAGGCGGAACAGGCTCTCCGCGAATCTCAAAATCCGTATCCGACCGATCCGAAGAAAACGACGTAGCCGGAAAAGTCGTTCTCGCAACGGTCAAGGGCGACGTCCATGACATTGGCAAAAACATCGTCGGGGTCGTCCTCGCCTGCAATAACTACGAGGTCATCGATCTCGGAGTCATGGTGCCGTGCGAAAAGATCTTTGAAGTCGCACGCCGGGAAAATGCCGACATCATCGGCCTGAGCGGTCTCATCACACCTTCGCTGGACGAAATGGTCCACGTTGCGCGCGAGATGGAGCGCACGGGTTTCAAAATCCCCCTCCTCATTGGCGGCGCCACAACGAGCAAAGCCCACACCGCCGTCAAGATCGCACAGCATTACAGCGAACCCGTCGTTCACGTTTTGGATGCGTCACGCGCCGTTCCTGTTGTCAGCAGCCTCTTGAGTGCTGAAGGCAAGGCTCCGTTCGTCAAGCAATTGAAGGAGGATTACGAAAAGCTGCGGCTCCACCACGCGGGTCCAGCAGTGAAACTGTTGACCATCGAGGCAGCGCGCGCCAACGCACCCAAGTTGAAGCATGACGATCTGCCCAAGCCGGAGTTCACAGGCATTCGCACATTGTCGTCAGGAACCTTCGATGCCGGCCGATGCGACTGTGGCTCCTCACATGGCCATGCGGGCGCATTTCCGGTGTCGATTGAGGAGATTGTCCCGTTCATCGACTGGACACCCTTCTTTCACACGTGGGAGTTGCGCGGCGTTTACCCCAAGATTTTCCAGCATGAGAAGCACGGCGAAGAGGCGCGCAAATTGTTTGATGACGCGCAGGAACTGCTGAAGGAAATCGTCTCCAAAAAGCAACTTGGATTGCGTGCCGTTTACGGTCTGTTCCCCGCCAATGCGGTTGGCGACGACGTTGAAGTGTATACCAATGGTTCACGACGTCATTTGCGAGCGACGCTTCATTTCCTGCGGCAACAGATGGAGAAAGGCGACGGCACGCCGAATTGGTGCCTGGCTGACTTTGTCGCACCGCGCGGATCCGAAATACCAGCCGATCACATCGGCGCATTCGCCGTCACCTCGGGTCATGGCTTGAAGGAACTCGTCGAGGGCTTCAAAGCGAAGCACGACGATTACAACGCCATCATGGCGGAGGCTTTGGCCGATCGATTGGCCGAGGCGTTTGCTGAATACCTGCACAAGCGGGTGCGCGAGGAATGGGGTTATGGAAAGCTGGAGACGCTGACAACGGATGAGATGATCGATGAAAAATACCGCGGTATTCGTCCCGCCGCGGGTTACCCAGCGTGTCCCGATCACACCGAGAAGGAGACGATCTGGGATCTCCTCGATGTCGAGCAGCACACGGGAATTCAGCTGACGGAAAGCTTCGCCATGTGGCCTGGAAGCAGCGTCAGCGGCCTTTACTTCGCCCATCCGGAATCCAAGTACTTCGCGGTTGGCAAACTCGGGCAGGATCAAGTGGAAGACGCGGCCCGCCGCAAAGGAATGGCCGTCGCAGAACTCGAACGCTGGCTGGGACACTGGCTGAATTATTCTCCCGCACCTGTCCCCACACCCGCAACAGCTTAG
- a CDS encoding alpha-L-arabinofuranosidase C-terminal domain-containing protein, which translates to MKRNDPLEGSLWLKGSAPNGVTVQLVNGDSVVAEQKLPAPASEWKEFPLRLNSRRTVNAATLRIVFDGEHQVLIDQVSLMPKSARDTGGFRADLLEAFRGLQPTTMRWPGGCYAETYRWKHGIGPQKDRKKGLQPWWEEYDPNALGTDEYIRLSRMLNSEPLIVVQTGMHQVKPGGNRQDGDFIDTPEEWEPFVVEACEWIEYCNGPATSRWGAVRAANGHPEPYNVKLWEIDNELWRSRVRNPSVYAQAVNLFAKRMKAQDPSITIIAHGGNGTDRNYNRPVVNDAAENFSILSIHHYTAAERFVSGINDQDRLYTDVAELIKGSRNSDVQVYVSEWNAQTTDWRTGVYAAGILNVFEKHGKYLTMAGPALLARHVSAHGWDNAFINFDNKEWFAGPNYVVMKLWREHFAPNRLESQNANEERLNVVATTTDGRDEVILKAVNLSDEPLEVNVAFEGAFKGRKAAMKLIAPASTQARNSMTEKANIKPVNARARMDANRVRFALPPHSVAAIRVSK; encoded by the coding sequence TTGAAGAGAAACGATCCACTTGAAGGTTCGTTGTGGCTCAAGGGCAGTGCGCCCAACGGCGTTACGGTGCAGTTGGTGAACGGGGATTCCGTGGTCGCGGAACAGAAACTCCCGGCGCCGGCTTCGGAATGGAAGGAGTTTCCACTTCGTCTCAACAGCCGCAGGACCGTAAATGCCGCCACCCTGAGAATTGTGTTTGATGGCGAACATCAGGTGTTGATTGACCAGGTGTCGCTGATGCCCAAGTCAGCGCGCGACACAGGCGGGTTTCGCGCTGATTTGCTCGAGGCGTTCCGCGGATTGCAACCGACTACGATGCGCTGGCCGGGCGGTTGTTACGCCGAGACGTATCGTTGGAAGCATGGCATCGGACCGCAGAAGGACCGCAAGAAAGGCCTCCAGCCTTGGTGGGAGGAATACGATCCGAACGCACTCGGCACTGACGAATACATTCGCCTCTCGCGCATGCTTAATTCGGAGCCATTGATCGTCGTCCAAACAGGCATGCACCAGGTCAAGCCGGGCGGCAATCGCCAGGACGGGGACTTCATCGATACGCCTGAGGAATGGGAGCCGTTCGTTGTCGAGGCATGCGAATGGATTGAATACTGCAACGGCCCTGCAACGAGCAGGTGGGGCGCAGTGCGTGCTGCGAATGGACATCCCGAACCTTACAACGTGAAGCTTTGGGAAATCGACAATGAGCTCTGGCGTTCGCGGGTTCGCAATCCGTCTGTTTATGCACAGGCGGTGAACCTCTTTGCCAAACGCATGAAGGCGCAGGATCCATCCATCACGATCATTGCCCATGGCGGCAACGGGACCGATCGCAATTACAACAGGCCCGTCGTGAACGATGCGGCGGAGAACTTCTCGATTCTCTCGATTCATCATTACACCGCCGCGGAACGCTTCGTGTCTGGAATTAACGACCAGGACCGGCTCTACACCGACGTCGCCGAGCTGATCAAGGGCTCAAGGAATTCCGACGTGCAGGTCTATGTCTCCGAGTGGAACGCGCAGACGACAGACTGGCGGACGGGCGTTTACGCGGCTGGCATTCTCAACGTTTTTGAGAAGCACGGGAAGTATCTGACCATGGCGGGGCCTGCACTGTTGGCGCGCCATGTGAGCGCGCACGGCTGGGACAATGCGTTCATCAACTTCGACAACAAGGAATGGTTCGCGGGACCCAATTACGTGGTGATGAAGCTGTGGCGCGAACACTTCGCACCGAATCGTTTGGAATCCCAGAATGCGAACGAGGAACGGTTGAACGTGGTCGCCACCACAACCGACGGCAGGGATGAGGTCATCCTCAAGGCAGTGAATCTCTCGGATGAACCGCTCGAAGTGAACGTTGCGTTCGAGGGGGCGTTCAAGGGACGAAAGGCCGCGATGAAGCTGATCGCACCGGCATCGACGCAGGCGCGGAATTCAATGACTGAAAAGGCAAACATCAAGCCCGTGAACGCCCGCGCCCGCATGGACGCGAACAGGGTGAGGTTTGCCCTGCCGCCGCATTCTGTGGCCGCGATTCGAGTCAGCAAATAG
- a CDS encoding family 78 glycoside hydrolase catalytic domain — protein MKHRLTALLQPFARFATLQFPTTYRSRIQSWICMALLVASTAAHGAVSVGKLRCEYLANPEGLDVVRPRLSWILDASSRGTVQTGYQVLAASTAELLKQNRGDLWDSGKVESDQSIHVEYGGKPLRAGQQCFWKVRVWAGSAKASRWSDPARWSIGLLNSSDWKGQWIGNPVPANDLQLKAPLPAPLLRKSFDIKRPVRRATAYICGLGYYEMELNGSKVGNRVLDPMITQYDKRAAYVTHDVTRLLNRGKNAVGVTLGNSWYNATVSEAWDFDKAPWRAQPQLLLQMNIEYADGSSEQVVSDSTWKISSGPIVFDQLRVGEFHDARLEKPGWSKPGFDDSGWSPAAVREGPKAILTAANVEPIRVMKTLEPVSVKEPKPGVFVFDLGQNIAGWPRLRVKGAAGTTVQMKCGERLNPDGTLDQKDIAQHVRSTDFQLTTYTLKGQGTEVWEPRFTFHGFQYVQLEGFPGKPDFSAIEGRVVHTAFERAGSFKCSNDLLNKIQTAALWSYVGNFVGFPSDCPHREKNGWTGDAQLIVQMGLEYFGAQAAYTEWLRDVGSMVRADGKLPSIVPTGGWGYNRLDGPAWESAFVLIPWELYLQAGDHRILETHYDGFKQWIGWYSGIATNHIVNYGLGDWCPARSQTPRTVTSTAYYHQCLRIISKTADLLGKIDEARHYAKLADNVRSAFNTQFFNAETGLYANGTQTALSCALYQDLVDDPHRSAVSQNLAEQVRTNGHRLDVGILGSKYLLRALSDHGHFDVAWKVATQTNSPSWGNWIMLGANTLWEDWPGAMSRNHIMFGDISSWFMEYLAGIRYDSRDVAYKRILIQPNIADDLTWARATRESMYGTIRSEWKRSPDRFDLNVTVPANTTATVVVPGVFDGNLRESGRRISGARGVKVIRQGLSEHVLEVGSGTYRFRLERR, from the coding sequence ATGAAGCACCGTCTGACCGCCCTTCTTCAACCCTTCGCGCGTTTCGCCACGTTGCAATTCCCGACAACCTATCGCTCGCGCATTCAATCCTGGATCTGCATGGCCCTGCTGGTCGCGTCGACGGCTGCACATGGAGCAGTGTCGGTTGGGAAATTGCGCTGTGAGTATCTTGCCAACCCGGAAGGCCTGGATGTCGTCCGCCCGCGCCTCAGCTGGATTCTGGATGCGTCCAGCCGTGGGACCGTGCAGACGGGGTATCAGGTTCTGGCCGCCTCCACCGCGGAACTCCTCAAGCAAAACCGGGGGGATCTTTGGGACAGCGGGAAGGTGGAGTCTGATCAATCCATCCATGTTGAATATGGCGGCAAGCCGCTGCGCGCAGGCCAGCAATGTTTCTGGAAGGTGCGGGTTTGGGCGGGGTCTGCAAAGGCTTCCCGGTGGAGCGACCCAGCCAGGTGGTCCATCGGCCTTCTGAATTCGAGCGATTGGAAAGGTCAATGGATCGGAAACCCGGTTCCTGCCAACGATCTTCAGCTGAAGGCTCCCCTTCCTGCACCCTTGCTGCGAAAAAGTTTCGACATCAAGCGGCCGGTCCGCCGCGCCACCGCCTACATCTGCGGTCTCGGCTATTACGAAATGGAGCTCAACGGATCCAAGGTCGGCAATCGCGTCCTTGATCCCATGATCACGCAATACGACAAGCGCGCCGCTTATGTAACCCACGATGTCACACGCCTGTTGAACCGCGGGAAGAATGCCGTTGGCGTAACCCTTGGGAACAGCTGGTACAACGCAACCGTCAGCGAGGCATGGGACTTTGACAAGGCCCCGTGGCGCGCGCAGCCGCAATTGCTGCTGCAGATGAACATCGAATATGCGGATGGGTCCTCCGAGCAGGTCGTCAGCGATTCCACCTGGAAAATTTCCAGCGGCCCGATCGTGTTCGACCAGCTGCGCGTGGGCGAATTTCACGATGCCCGGCTGGAAAAACCCGGCTGGTCCAAACCAGGCTTCGACGATTCCGGCTGGTCCCCCGCCGCAGTCCGCGAAGGTCCGAAAGCCATTCTCACCGCGGCGAACGTGGAACCCATCCGCGTCATGAAAACGCTTGAACCCGTGAGCGTGAAGGAACCGAAACCCGGGGTCTTCGTGTTTGACCTCGGACAGAACATCGCCGGCTGGCCGCGCCTTCGCGTCAAGGGCGCCGCCGGAACAACCGTTCAAATGAAATGCGGAGAACGGCTCAATCCCGATGGAACGCTCGACCAGAAGGACATCGCGCAGCACGTTCGTTCAACCGATTTCCAGCTGACAACCTACACGCTCAAGGGCCAGGGAACTGAAGTTTGGGAACCGCGCTTCACCTTTCACGGATTCCAATACGTGCAGCTCGAGGGCTTCCCCGGCAAACCCGATTTCAGCGCCATCGAAGGCCGGGTTGTGCACACCGCCTTCGAGCGCGCCGGAAGCTTCAAATGCTCGAATGACCTGTTGAATAAAATCCAAACCGCGGCACTCTGGTCCTACGTCGGAAACTTCGTCGGCTTCCCGAGCGATTGCCCGCATAGGGAAAAGAACGGCTGGACAGGCGACGCGCAGCTCATCGTGCAGATGGGGCTCGAATATTTCGGGGCACAGGCGGCTTACACGGAATGGCTGCGGGACGTTGGCAGCATGGTTCGCGCGGACGGCAAACTGCCGAGCATCGTTCCCACCGGCGGCTGGGGTTACAACCGATTGGATGGCCCGGCATGGGAATCGGCCTTCGTTCTGATTCCGTGGGAACTCTACCTCCAGGCGGGAGACCACCGCATCCTCGAGACACACTATGACGGCTTCAAACAGTGGATCGGCTGGTATTCCGGGATCGCAACCAACCACATCGTGAACTACGGCCTCGGCGACTGGTGCCCCGCCCGGTCCCAAACCCCGCGCACTGTGACATCGACCGCCTATTATCACCAATGTCTGCGCATCATCTCAAAAACCGCCGACCTGCTGGGGAAGATCGACGAAGCCAGGCATTATGCAAAACTCGCTGACAACGTCCGCTCCGCATTCAACACACAGTTCTTCAACGCCGAAACGGGCTTGTATGCAAATGGCACCCAGACCGCGCTGTCCTGCGCTCTCTATCAGGATCTCGTGGACGATCCGCATCGAAGCGCCGTCTCGCAAAACCTTGCGGAACAGGTGCGCACGAACGGACACCGCCTGGATGTCGGGATCCTTGGCTCCAAGTACCTGCTGCGTGCACTCAGCGACCACGGGCACTTTGATGTCGCGTGGAAGGTCGCCACTCAAACGAATTCGCCCAGCTGGGGCAACTGGATCATGCTCGGCGCAAACACGCTGTGGGAGGATTGGCCCGGCGCCATGTCCCGCAACCACATCATGTTCGGCGACATCTCATCGTGGTTTATGGAATATCTCGCAGGCATCCGCTACGACTCCCGCGACGTCGCCTACAAACGCATTCTCATCCAGCCCAACATCGCGGACGATCTCACGTGGGCGCGCGCAACCCGTGAATCCATGTATGGCACCATCCGGAGCGAATGGAAACGATCCCCCGATCGCTTCGACCTGAACGTCACGGTTCCCGCGAACACCACGGCCACTGTCGTTGTGCCAGGAGTGTTCGATGGCAACCTCAGGGAATCCGGGCGAAGGATTTCCGGCGCACGCGGCGTGAAGGTCATCCGCCAGGGACTCTCTGAACACGTGCTGGAGGTCGGCTCGGGAACGTATCGATTCCGGCTCGAACGCCGCTGA
- a CDS encoding family 16 glycoside hydrolase: MKTASLNDSSRWTAPRCRWSMCLSVLWLGAAFPSVADAAPPAEVKVSVRTDVVANTVDKLVYGHFFEHIYHSANNGLWGDVVWNRSFEQDRENAMGSPGWTTRGEIISYDGAEPQSRLLGGFEFRDLDYTVEVRKTAGEGGVRVLFRGSAALTLGAESNSVHVLEVLPLRGRGQGGGDSRPVALAEPVQGAFAPDKWHKVRVRVEDQRVEAWLDGKRIFDVQPTNGGPSRIRSAGWIGVGVAGAKAQFRNFLVKGLDGTVFWNRPLAANVPGTIVERWSVTGGKARVVDTPGEALNDARCLELSGTGRTISGSRILI, from the coding sequence ATGAAAACTGCATCCCTGAACGACTCTTCCCGCTGGACGGCCCCTCGCTGCCGCTGGTCGATGTGCCTGTCGGTTCTCTGGCTGGGCGCGGCATTCCCGAGCGTTGCCGACGCTGCGCCACCTGCGGAAGTGAAGGTGAGTGTGCGAACCGATGTCGTGGCCAATACAGTCGACAAGCTCGTATACGGCCATTTCTTTGAGCACATTTACCATTCGGCGAACAACGGTTTGTGGGGGGACGTGGTTTGGAACCGATCGTTTGAACAGGATCGCGAGAACGCAATGGGATCGCCGGGTTGGACCACGCGTGGCGAGATCATCTCATACGATGGTGCCGAGCCCCAGTCCCGCCTTCTTGGCGGCTTTGAATTCCGCGACCTGGATTACACGGTTGAAGTCCGCAAGACAGCAGGGGAGGGCGGCGTGCGTGTTCTTTTCCGCGGTTCGGCCGCGCTCACGCTGGGAGCGGAGAGCAATTCAGTTCACGTCCTGGAGGTTCTGCCGCTTCGTGGCCGCGGCCAGGGCGGTGGCGACTCCCGGCCGGTTGCACTCGCCGAGCCTGTGCAGGGAGCGTTCGCGCCTGACAAATGGCACAAGGTCCGCGTTCGAGTGGAGGATCAGCGGGTTGAAGCCTGGCTCGACGGAAAGCGGATCTTTGACGTCCAGCCAACCAATGGCGGGCCCTCCCGAATCCGCAGCGCTGGTTGGATCGGAGTTGGCGTTGCGGGCGCCAAGGCTCAGTTTCGCAATTTCCTGGTCAAGGGCCTCGACGGAACCGTGTTTTGGAATCGTCCGCTGGCAGCCAATGTTCCCGGCACGATTGTTGAACGTTGGAGCGTGACGGGCGGAAAAGCGCGCGTTGTCGATACACCCGGAGAGGCATTGAACGATGCGCGCTGCCTGGAACTTTCAGGCACGGGGCGGACGATCTCTGGCAGCCGGATTTTAATTTGA